TCACACAGGTGGGATAGAGGGTGCTGATcttggagggtggggaagggaagtgGCTGGGGGCTAGGGCCCTGGTGGCACTAAGCCCAGTCCCCTGCAGGACGTGCTCCGCAGGACACCGCTCTATGACTTCCACCTGGCCCACGGCGGGAAAATGGTGGCTTTCGCGGGTTGGAGTCTGCCCGTGCAGTACCAGGACAGTCACACTGACTCGCACCTACACACACGCCAGCACTGCTCGCTCTTTGATGTGTCTCACATGCTGCAGGTGAGTCAGGGGAGCACGCTGGCTGCCTGATCAGTCCTTCTTCCCCATTTACAGTGGTGCCCTCCTTGGGTTTGTTTGCTGGGAACTGGATTCCAAGGACAGCCCTCCCAGAAGAGCTAGAGGTCATGGGGGTGTCATGGATAGGTCAATGGCCccaaggaaacaggctcagaggaCCTCATCGTCTCATCTTTCTAGCCTGCTCCCACTAAGTGGTGTACCTTAATGTCTTGGGTTTTTCATGGGTGACACCCACTCTAATGTATTGGGCTGGGTGTTGGTTTGAAAAGGGTtatttgctgggcgcggtggctcaagcctgtaatcccagcactttgggaggccgaggcgggtggatcacgaggttaagagatcgagaccatcccggtcaacatggtgaaaccccgtctctactaaaaaatacaaaaaattagctgggcatggtggcgtgtgcctgtaatcccagctactcaggaggctgaggcaggagaattgcctgaacccaggaggcagaggttgcgatgagcctagatagcgccattgcactccagcctgggtaacaagagcgaaactccatctcagaaaaaaaaaaaagggttatttCAGGAAGGTTCGAGGTCCTGTCCAGTTCCCTGGCAGTCCCCCTGCACAGGGTGACTGGGGGAGGTCAGAAAATCAGAAGGTGATCCTTTGCCACTTGTAGAACCAAAAGACTGGTTAGTCACTTTGGCTGGGATGGACTGCACTGTGGATGGCAGGGAGGATGCATCCTTGCTTAGTGGCCTTTTGGACTGTAGCTGTTGCAATGGGCTGAGGCTTTCAATCTCTTTCCCCAGACCAAGATATGTGGTAGTGACCGGGTGAAGCTGATGGAGAGTCTAGTGGTTGGAGACATTGCAGAGCTAAGACCAAACCAGGTGGGcccttcttttatttctgctctatgAGTTTTCTGAGTCATGAGGCAGCAAATGGGCTGCGTCCCTACCTAAGGCTTAGGGGCACAGAGATCCGTCAAACACAGCTTCTCAGGTTTGCAGTCTTGGGGGACGAAATCTCTGAGTCATTTCCAGAGACCCAGCCATTTGTAGGGAGGGGAATATCCCAGCCTTACCACATTAGGGTAGGAAGCCAGAAACCAAGGTCAATATCCTATTCTCTGACCATCCCTGCCGCCTAACCCTTCTctattcaaagtgtggtccctagccaggcacagtggctcacgcctgtgatcccagtactttgggaggtcaaggcaggtggatcacctgagataagaagttcaagatcagcctggccaacatggtgaaatccgtttctactaaaaatacaaaaattagctggtgttgtggtgtgcacctgtagtcccacctactcaggagactgaggcaggagaattccttgaacccggggaggtggaggtcacagtgagctgagatcgcaccaccccactccagcctgagtgacagagcaagacactgtctcaaacaaacaaacaaacaaaagtgtggggccgggcgcggtggctcatgcctgtaatcccagcactttgggaggccaaggcgggtggaacacgaggtcaagagatcgagaccatcctggtcaacaaggtgaaactccctctatactaaaaatacaaaaagttagctgggcatggtggcacgtgcctgtaatcccagctactcaggaggctgagacaggagaattgcctgaacccaggaggcggaggttgcggtgagccgagatcacgccattgcactccagcctgggtaacaagagcgaaactctgtctcaaaaaaaaaaaaaaaaaaaaaaagtgtggtctCTAAACCAGCAACCTTGGAGCTTGTTAGGAATATACTCTCAGGCACTGctccagacctgctgaatcagaacattcattttaacaagatccccaggtgattcatgTACCCTCAACCTCAGGCTCTTTGTCCATCTAGAGGGGAGGCTAAGGCCAGTATTTTGGGGGCACTGCCATGGAGTACTTAGGCGAGCCTGGGATCATCAAGATGGCCTTTGAAGCTTTTGTCCTGTGGGTTGGCACATGGGCTGAGTTGTTCCAGGTCTGGGTAGGTGAAGCAGCAAGTCCTAGGTGTTAAAGATTAAGCATGAGATGGGTCATTAATTCCTTCAGACATACATGTCTGACACTATTTCTTTTAGTCACAAACTCAATTATGCAGAAACTAGAGGCTTTCAAGTTTtggaaacaatgaaaatgaattagCTTTgatatgtaaaaatgtcaaaagaagTATCAAAGCCCATTTCTGAATGCCTAGGATTAGCAAtttcaaaagacataaaaaattcACCTACGTTTTCTTGAAGGCTGCAATTTCTTAGACTACTGGAAAGCCCTCTGAGAAagtgagttaatttttctttcatggtCATGCTTGgaccaagagaaaaataacagtaCATTTATTCAAACTGACAAAACATTCAGAGATGTGTTAGACTGTGATATTTCCTTTCATGAAATAGAAACGTGTGACTTTTTAATGTGATTCCCTTATTCAGGAGTACTTTCCCTTTGCAATCATTTTAGtctttctcaaagttctggaaaaGTTGAAAGTAGGCAGATGAAACTGAGGAATTATACTGCATGCAAAACTAAGAaagtagataaagaaacagaCAGCACAGTTCATGCAGCGagacaggagagaggaagaggtcTGCTGGTTGCCTTGAGGAGAAGGGGACACTGACCTGGGAGAGTTAGGGGTGTTTCCACTTCTTTCACTCAAGGCCTCAGAGTCAGCTGGAACTCCTATGAGTCTCACacacttcttttccttctttagctGCATAGCCATGGGCAGATTTTTGTGAGGAGAGAGAGTGCCTACTGGTGTGTTTATAGAAACTAACTTTTCTAGCTGCAAGTTGTTATCTTCTGAACTGTTAGGACAGGACTGTGTCTCCTCTTTCTGAGGCGGTAATCGATAAACTTCTCCCTCGGCAGCACTGTTGTTGGCACATGCATCCTTAGAGGTGGTTATATCCACGGGCAGCACCTCACGCCTCTTTTTCAGTACAGGCACTTCAACTGTCTCTTCAGGttcatattttagttttaattcctCTAGTTGAGCTCTCAGTTTCATATTTTCACTTTCTGAAAGCTGTAGGCATCTTTCATTTGCAAAAAGTTTTCGCTCAAGATCCAGAGCCCGTTGGCTCTCAAATAATGCTTTCATTCGCTGTATGGACAATTCACCTTtagtgctttcattttctttgtttaagtTATCCAGCTTCATCTGAAGTAAATCTGTATAATAGGTGTTATCTTCCAGAGCACCAGAGTGGACTGAAGGCTTAGATTCCATACTTTCatataaattcttaaatttctCCAGATTTCTAATTTCACCtaaaagatgttttatttcaCCATTCTTCTGCTCCAACATGGCATTAATGACCCAAGGGCTTTGTCCTTTAAAAGAATAATCGAGGTCAGAAGGTAAGAGAAAGTGAACGAAAGGGAAAGGTAAGTAGCAGTGGCTAGGCCAGAGTTGGGGATGTGTACAGCAGGAGAAGTGAATGAGGAAACtggagaaagtaaaagaaagttgAAGGATGTCTGAATGCAGTGGGATGCTAGAggcatttaaaacaaatatcGGTAGGCATTCAAAAAGTTAAGCACAGTGATGTAACAATAGCTAGCTTGGATTATTTCCTGTGAAATGAGATCTTGAAGGTGCTACTAGGGCTACATCAGTCTTAGAGGGTAGAGACAGATTAATAAGACATGTTACTAATGTAGATTTGAGTAGAAAGAATATGACACAGCCCACATCATATAAAAGGGCTTCCTTATACGTTTCATCTGATTTTTCTCCAAGTCTTCAGTGCTACTAAATGTAATACTCAACAGTAAAAGCACTTCAACAATGTTAgctgctatttttattataaagaacagTAATTTATTACTCTCTCCTTGgatttttatataatgttataatCTGTGAGtcacataaaataaaagcttgCTATTCTTAAGGAAAAAGTAACTTCACATGAATATCTGCTGCATACACATGGTTTCAGAGTTCTGAAACAAATGCAGCAGATTATGCCTGTTTATATGTGAGGCATTGTATAAATGTGCTTGACCAGTGTATATTTCTGGAGGTGGATTTCCAGAATTGATAAGTACCAACCTTGCTATCTGTattgtcttcatttctttctctgccttttttgcTTGATAAAAATTACTTAAGCAAATGTATGTGGCTAATTTACACTAATTAATTAGCACGTTGGAAACTTTTTGTCTTGTtagttaaacaaaaaaataaaatatcacaaaacaaaaaaaaaaaaaaaaaaaaaagattaagcatGAGATGGGGCTCTCAGTagagtgaggagggagaggtggCCAAGTTGCAGACGCAGAGATGCAGATCTTTGTGAAGACCCTCACAGGCAAGACCATCATCCTTGAGGTCGTGCCCAGTGACACCATTGAGAACGTCAAAGCCAAAATTCAAGACAAGGAGGGTATCCCACCTGACCAGCAGCATCTGATGTTTGCCAGCAAACAGCTGGAGGATGGCTGCACTCTCTCAGACTACAACATCCAGAGAGTCCACCCTGCACCTGGTGCTGTGCCTGTGAGCTGGCATTATTGAGCCTTCCCTCTGCCAGCTTGCCCAGAAATACAACTGCGACAGGATGATCTGCCACAAGTGCTGTGCTTGTCTGCACCCCGGTGCTGTCAACTGCCGCAAGAAGTGTGGCCACACCAACAACCTGCATCCCAAGGTCAAATAAGCCTCTTCCTTCCTGGAAGGGCAGCCTCCTGCCCAGGCCCCATGGCCCTGGAGCTTCAATAAATTGTCCCTCTGGttgactggggaaaaaaaaaagtggggaggggTGCAGAGGTCTTACCAGATCAGTGAAGTACCTACCCCAAGGTGGGGAGGGGATGAAAACTTATTTGGTGCATGAGGATCAAAGACCGTGTGGACTTGGACCCAGTCTTGGCACTTTGCACACCCTGAGTCCTTCACATTAGGGTTCATAACCTTGTAGCTAAGTGGGTCCAGGGGTGTGTCTGGTTCAcccttggccttggcctcctggacCTAGAGGCCAAAATGCTCCACTTTGGTCCTAGGGGACACTGTCGCTGTTTACCAATGAGGCTGGAGGCATCTTAGATGACTTGATTGTAACCAATACTTCTGAGGGGCACCTGTATGTGGTATCCAATGCTGGCTGCTGGGAGAAAGATTTGGCCCTCATGCAGGTACACCCCCTCTGTGTTCTAAGTACCTTGTCTTCCTTGTTCATACAGCAGCATCCTTGTTGTCCAGGACAGGGTTGGTGCAGACAAGGGGCCTGGAAAATGGctttttgagtgaatgaatagcTATGAGACTTCAGAGCAGGCCCTCTGGAGCATGCCAGAGTTTGGTGGTGGGGGATTGCCGGGGATGGGGAAGGGGGCCTTGGCCCCTCTGGTGAGGGTGTGAGGTAGCAGACCTGGGCTTGGGTGACCTTGTAAGATGGGAATCAGcccaccacctttttttccccacttccttctcctttccactATCTTACTACTGTCCAGCTCTACAGTGTCCAGCCcatggtaggtgctcagtaagtggcCCCAGATGTTCATGTGGTGTTTCTGTCTTTTAGGACAAGGTCAGGGAGCTTCAGAACCAGGGCAGAGATGTGGGCCTGGAGGTGCTGGATAATGCCCTGCTAGCCCTGCAAGGTGAGAGGGCGGGGCTGAGGTTGGGGCCAGCCTTTGCCTTCCTGGATTCATTGACTGCTTAGCACAGAGGCCGTACCAAGGAGGTATAGGAAGTGTGATATTTGTGtgccataattttaagtttgCTATCTTGCCCTCCTCCTACCCACCACAAGACTTTATGGGCTAGGGACAAGGCCATCTTTTCCATTTGCAGAGTAAGACTTGCTCAGGGCGTGTTCTGGTCCCTGAATAAGGCCTTAGTCCAGCTTTGAGGGGTGCCAGGACCTGGATACTTGGTCACTGGCTCCCTGGGCCCAGGCCCCACTGCAGCCCAGGTGCTACAGGCCGGTGTGGCAGATGACCTGAGGAAACTGCCCTTCATGACCAGTGCTGTGATGGAGGTGTTTGGTGTGTCTGGCTGCCGTGTGACCCGCTGTGGCTACACAGGAGAGGACGGTGTGGAGGTGTGTCAAGAAGTGGATGTAGGAGGCAGAACAGGGTATGAGATGGGGGTGAGGGGTAGGGGGTGTGCAGTACAGGAAGCTTCTCATCTGCCCTCTGGTGTTTCATACAGATCTCGGTGCCAGCAGCGGGAGCTGTTCACCTGGCAACAGCTCTTCTGGAAAACCCAGAGGTGAAGCTGGCAGGGTTAGCCGCCAGGGATAGCCTGCGCCTAGAGGCAGGCCTCTGCCTGTATGGGAACGATATTGATGAACATACTACACCTGTGGAGGGCAGCCTCAGTTGGACACTGGGTGAGCTGGACCAGCACTAAAGGGATGGGGTTCTGGAAGTTGGGGTGACCCTTAAGACTAGCCAGCCCATGACTCCTCCTAAGGTTGTGTAGGAGCAAGTGACTCAGCCTTCCTGAGCCTCCTTTCCCTGAAGGTGCTACTGTGGCTTTGCCCTTTAGAAACTGAAGATGCTCAGCAGGTGGGCAGTATGGCCTTTAGAAGGTAGGAGGTGGTTGGTTGGCTGACTCACGGCAGTCCACGGGAGGAATAGAGCTTGGAGTAGCCCAAGCAAAGGGGTTGTGATGCTAGATGGGTGTTACTTGAAGTCCTCATAAGGGCCTCTGGTGGCCAGGGCTTCTATGTGCTGTGGCTTATGTTTCATGTGTCATTCTCCAGGTAAGCGCCGCCGAGCTGCTATGGATTTCCCTGGAGCCAAGGTCATTGTTCCCCAGCTGAAGGGCAAGGTGCAGCGGAGGCGTGTGGGCTTGATGTGTGAGGGGGCCCCGATGCGGGCACACAGTCCTATCCTGAACATGGAGGGTACCATGATTGGTAGGTGAACCAGGGAAGCTGGGAAGCCCTGTCTCTTCCCCAGGAGGGTGGGGGCACTTGCAGGATAGTGCTGACGCATGGCTTATACTTGACAGGTACTGTGACTAGTGGATGCCCCTCACCCTCTCTGAAGAAGAATGTAGCTATGGGTTACGTGCCCTTCGAGTATAGTCGTCCAGGGACAAAGCTGATGGTAGAGGTGCGGCGAAAGCAGCAGATGGCTGTGGTCAGCAAGATGCCCTTTGTGCCCACGAACTACTATACCCTTAAATGAGGATGGCTCAGGGTAGGGCTGTCCCCTCCAGGAATCTACAAGGTGTTAGTCAAGAAGCTGATGCAGAACTCACTAGGGGTGGGCAGCTAAGGTGGAGGCTGATTTTAATTGTCTGGTTGAGGGGCCATGCCACCTATTTTCTCCACCTAACTCATGCCACTCCAGCTTCCTTCAGGACCCTGCTTCTGAGTGATAGACCAGCTCACACAATGTCTTGTTTTAGTCCACGATCCCACTGACCTACTCTTACCTGCTAGAGGGTATTAAGAAGCTTTGGTTCTGCCATCTCTTCCACCCTGCCAGGTGCTGGCTGTGGAGCAAAGGCTTACCTTTGTGGGAAGGATAAAACCTGACCAACCTACCTCACCATGGTTTTTCACATTGCAAAGGGTAGTAACACGGGCAGTGTGGACTCAGGCTATCCTCTCCAGTTTGCTTTCCATAAATGCAAATCGTCCCTACTGCCAGTCAGAAATAATTGCTGACTCATAGTAGGGCTGCTATGCCTGTGTGTAAACTTGGGGATGGCTGAGAGAACACTGATTTACTCTTCCACATTTCCAAGTTGGTCTAGTGTGCTGCCCAGTAGCAAACCATGGCAGGCTCACCACCTGTTCTGAGCTCCAGGGCTGTTGTAGGGCAGGGTGAGCTTCCTCCTGGACTTGCCTTACCCTAGGCTGACCTTTGCCCCAGTATTCATTAATGGACTCCACTGaatcctgaaagaaaaattaaaattccttcTGCACTGGCAtggatgaggaaaaataaaataaaaaaattaaacttcctTTTTACTTGTCAGTCTCTAGCTTCATTGTTCTTTGTTCACAGGTTTCCTGAAATGCCAACCCAATGCCTGCTTTCCTGACTTCCAAGACAAGCTTAGAATAGGTTCCCCTTGAAAGGGGCCAGTCTATGAATGGAGATATTGCCCCTGTTGGGCACCCCATCACTGCTCCTCCAGGAAGCCGGCAtcacctctcccctccctgcaAGTTACTGCATCTGGGTACCAACGGGGAACAGCCTCCAGGATGTTCCCTCTCTCACTGCCCCTGTGCATGCACACGCTTGTTCTGTCTGAATAACCACAACCAATGCCCTTCCATGTTTAATAAGCCACATCCTCAGTTAAGCCTGGGGTGAAATGTGAGACCCTGATTCTGTGTGGTAGTATTAGAGGGTTGGCCTGGGGCTGTGAAGACCATCATCCTCAGTATAGCTGAAACTCCAGTGCACCTCTACCACAAAGATGGCTTAGGCAAAGGTAGCCAGATGCAAGTGTGACATCCAGCAGAGGGGAAGTAGGCAGGGGTCACTAAAGTGGCTGGTGGCCCAGCAGATGGAGGCAGAAGTATGGCCATCAGGGAAGGAGGCAGGTCCAGGGTTACAGTGCTTTCAGGTActggtgtttcttttcttttttttttttttttaacatattgctGAGTCCTGACGAAAGGTACTGGTGTTTCTATAGGGGCATTTGTCACCCACACCTTTGGAAACTCCCCTGGCCTTTTGTGACATGGCAGGACTGCCTGGTTCGTAAAGGTGGAGATGCTAGTGGGGAAGAGCTGAGCCTCTGGGGTGGTTTGTACCAGGTCTAGATGGGAAATGATGAGGCTGCAGGCTatgatggggccactgcactaaCTGCTTGGTACCATCCTATGAGGGGAAAAGGTACAGACTCAAGTTCCCATAGGCACTTAAGCATTGCGGGGTAGGAGGCCACCTCCGGGGTTCAGCTGTGCTCCTTGAGGCACCCAGCTTACCCCCAAGAAGGACTGATAGGAACATGAATAGGACGGTTGGCAGATGACAATTTCCTTTGCCTGGCTCACAGAAGTCTGGTTGGGCCAGGGATGTGGGTGTTTGGTGCCTCCATCTGGATGGTGCCTGCAGGGACACCACACTGCCTTATACCTGAATGGCCAGCTAAGTAACCACAGAGCTTGTGGTCTGGCTCAGGTCAGGATTCCCTGGCTCCTTGCCAACAAAGCAAAATGAGATTCAGAAAACGCAGGGCTTAGGAGAAAACAGACCTGCCTTACAAACCCCAGAGCTGGTTAACCTCAGGCTTCCtctcagtaattatttttttttgacacggagtcttgctctgtcacccaggctggagtacaatggcacaatgatattgtctcactgcaacctctgactcccaggttcaagcaattctcctgcctcagcctccagagtaggtggggttacagtcacctgctaccatgcctggctaatttttgtatttttagtagagatggggtttcaacatgttggttaggctggtcttgaactcgtgactttgtgatctgcctgccttggcctcccaaagtgttgagattacaggcgtgagccaccgcaaccggccAACTCAGGAAAAATTTTTATGGGGTTATATTTCAGGGGGATGTGAAGagggacagaaaaagaaactcaagacAAAAGAACTGTTGGCCTTCCCAACTCAGAGGCTTCCTGAGTTGTCACCCCTGAAAGAGGAGGAACACAATTTCTCTACTTAAGGCACCCAGTAAAGGTACAGGCAAACTCTTCACTTGCCCATTGCCTGGGCAAGGGAGCAAGGCCAAGGGGCAGAGGAGGCTCAGCCCTGCAGGCACTGGGGTACTCCCTGCTACCAACCCTGAACCCCCGGCGGTTGTCCCTGGGGTCTGGTAAGCAGCAGAACTCAGTGTAGAAGCCAGCAGACCCAGTGATGCCATTGGAGACCCTCTGCTGCCTTCCCTTATTCTCTGTGGGTTTTGACAGGTTCGTTTGCTGCCGTTTCCCTGAAagtgatggagagagagaggggggttATTCCATAGGCAGAACAGTAGCTGAAATTGGCTCTCCCCAACTCCTTGGGGGCTAAGCTAGGCTCAGTAAGGTCACATAACAATCTAGACCTCTCTACTGATTCCCACAGCCTGCCTGGGGCCTAGCACCTTCTCCCTGCAGACCCATTCTTCCTCCTGGTTCTCCATGTTAGTATGGCATTGCCAtccttctctagttcttttttattcttttcatttattattatatatatatatatatatatttttttttttttttgagatggagttttgctcttgttacccaggctggagtgcaatggcgcgatctcggctcactgcaacctccgcctcctgggttcaggcaattctcctgcctcagcctcctgagtagctgggattacaggcacgagccaccatgcccagctaattttttgtatttttagtagagactgggtttcaccatgttgaccacgatggtctcgatctctcgacctcgtgatccacccgccgtggcctcccaaagtgctgggattacaggcttgagccaccacgcccagcctattattattattaatctttttctttttttgagatggagtttcattcttgttgcccaggctggaatgcaatggtgagatctctgctcactgcagcctctacctcctgggttcaagcaattcttctgcctcagcttcccaagtagctgggattagaggcgcccgccaacacacccagctaatttttatatttttagtagagacagattttgccatattggccaggctggtcttaaactccaggcCTCCGGTGACCTACCCTCCTCAGTCTcttgaagtgttgggattacaggcgtgaaccaccatgccctgcctattatttattttattattttttttgagacacagttttgttcttattgcccaggctggagtgcaatggtgtgatctcagctcactataacttctgcctcttgggttcaagcgattctcctgcttcagcctcccatttagtggggattacaggtgtgcaccaccacacctggctatttttgtatttttagtatagacagggtttctccatgttggtcaggctggtcctgaactcccaacctcaggtgatctgcctgcctcggcctcccaaggtgctgggattacaggtgtgagccaccgcactcgggctatttttatttttgagacagagtctcactctgatgcccaggctagagtgcagtgcctcgatctcggttcaccgcaacctctgcctcctgggttcaagtaattttcaggcctcagtctcctgagtagctgggattacaggcatatgccaccatgcccacttaatttttttctagtacagacagagtttcactatgttggccaggctggtctcaaactcctgacatcaaggaTTTGTCCattgtggcctcccaaagtgctggggttacaggtgtgaaccaccagtCCCAGCCTCTTCTCTAAGACAGAAACCTGGGCAGTGGCAGCCTTTCTAACTGACCTTTAGCCCTCACTCTTGGACCCCTTTATCTACTTGCCACGAAGTAGGCAGTTATAAAGGCAAATTAGATCAGACCACGGCCTTGCTGAGTTAAGTCTTTCAATTGCTCCTAGGGTCCAACAAGCTTTCACGTTCAAGCTCCAGCATCACAGTCTCATCTATTCTTCTACTATGTCACCCTTATCCTTCCGTTTTAACCTTGCTCTATCCATTCCCTTTGCATGGTATACTTTGTCACCCTGTGGCCTTTGATCTCAGCTTAggtgtctttctttggagaagccCTGACCACCCTTGCCCCATGCACTGCTACCCTCCCCTAATAAATTCCTGGCTCCCCCTGAGCAGGGCCCGGGATTGTCTTTGTTCTCTGGGCCTAGTGTGGCCCCCACCATGTGATAGGGGCCCAGAGATTATCTTCGTGAATGCCCTGATTAGTGAGGCCATGTTTTGCAGAAGAGGAGGCTGACCCTGATGAGGTGAGTGTGCTAAGGACAGAGATTCCTGCCTTCCCAACTGAGGGGATTGTGTTG
The genomic region above belongs to Saimiri boliviensis isolate mSaiBol1 chromosome 8, mSaiBol1.pri, whole genome shotgun sequence and contains:
- the AMT gene encoding aminomethyltransferase, mitochondrial isoform X2 gives rise to the protein MQRAVSVVARLGFRLQAFSPDLCRPLSFTQDVLRRTPLYDFHLAHGGKMVAFAGWSLPVQYQDSHTDSHLHTRQHCSLFDVSHMLQTKICGSDRVKLMESLVVGDIAELRPNQGTLSLFTNEAGGILDDLIVTNTSEGHLYVVSNAGCWEKDLALMQDKVRELQNQGRDVGLEVLDNALLALQGPTAAQVLQAGVADDLRKLPFMTSAVMEVFGVSGCRVTRCGYTGEDGVEISVPAAGAVHLATALLENPEVKLAGLAARDSLRLEAGLCLYGNDIDEHTTPVEGSLSWTLGKRRRAAMDFPGAKVIVPQLKGKVQRRRVGLMCEGAPMRAHSPILNMEGTMIGFLKCQPNACFPDFQDKLRIGSP
- the AMT gene encoding aminomethyltransferase, mitochondrial isoform X1, which gives rise to MQRAVSVVARLGFRLQAFSPDLCRPLSFTQDVLRRTPLYDFHLAHGGKMVAFAGWSLPVQYQDSHTDSHLHTRQHCSLFDVSHMLQTKICGSDRVKLMESLVVGDIAELRPNQGTLSLFTNEAGGILDDLIVTNTSEGHLYVVSNAGCWEKDLALMQDKVRELQNQGRDVGLEVLDNALLALQGPTAAQVLQAGVADDLRKLPFMTSAVMEVFGVSGCRVTRCGYTGEDGVEISVPAAGAVHLATALLENPEVKLAGLAARDSLRLEAGLCLYGNDIDEHTTPVEGSLSWTLGKRRRAAMDFPGAKVIVPQLKGKVQRRRVGLMCEGAPMRAHSPILNMEGTMIGTVTSGCPSPSLKKNVAMGYVPFEYSRPGTKLMVEVRRKQQMAVVSKMPFVPTNYYTLK
- the LOC141585325 gene encoding protein Spindly-like, which gives rise to MLEQKNGEIKHLLGEIRNLEKFKNLYESMESKPSVHSGALEDNTYYTDLLQMKLDNLNKENESTKGELSIQRMKALFESQRALDLERKLFANERCLQLSESENMKLRAQLEELKLKYEPEETVEVPVLKKRREVLPVDITTSKDACANNSAAEGEVYRLPPQKEETQSCPNSSEDNNLQLEKLVSINTPVGTLSPHKNLPMAMQLKKEKKCVRLIGVPADSEALSERSGNTPNSPRTCCFTYPDLEQLSPCANPQDKSFKGHLDDPRLA